In the Halichoerus grypus chromosome 4, mHalGry1.hap1.1, whole genome shotgun sequence genome, one interval contains:
- the LOC118540126 gene encoding LOW QUALITY PROTEIN: intraflagellar transport protein 70B-like (The sequence of the model RefSeq protein was modified relative to this genomic sequence to represent the inferred CDS: deleted 1 base in 1 codon; substituted 1 base at 1 genomic stop codon) translates to MAGLSGAQIPDGEFTAVVYRLIRDSRYAEAVQLLGGELQRSPRSRAGLSLLGYCYYRLQEFALAAECYEQLGQLHPELEQYRLYQAQALYKACLYPEATRVAFLLLDNPAYHSRVLRLQAAIKYSEGDLPGAKSLVEQLLSGEGGEDGGGENEPDGQVNLGCLLYKEGQYEAACSKFLAALQASGYRPDLSYNLALAYYSRRHYAPALKYIADIIERGIRQHPELGVGMTTEGIDVRSVGNTLVLHQTALVEAFNLKAAIEYQLRNYEAAQEALTDMPPRAEEELDPVTLHNQALMNMDARPTEGFEKLXFLLQQNPFPPETFGNLLLLYCKYEYFDLAADVLAESAHLTYRLLTPYLYDFLDAMITCQTAPEEAFIKLDGLAGMLTEQLRRLTIQVQEARHNRDDEAVKKAVNEFDDTLEKYIPVLMAQAKIYWNLENYPMVEKIFRKSVEFCNDHDVWKLNVAHVLFMQENKYKEAIGFYEPIVKKHYDNILNVSAIVLANLCVSNIMTSQNEEAEELMRKIEKEEEQLSYDDPDKKIYHLCIVNLVIGTLYCAKGNYDFGISRVIKSLEPYHKKLGTDTWYYAKRCFLSLLENMSKHMIVLRDSVIQECVQFLQQCELYGRNIPAVTEQPLEEERMHTGKNTVTYESRQLKALIYGGQDEP, encoded by the exons ATGGCCGGGCTGAGCGGCGCGCAGATCCCGGATGGGGAGTTCACCGCCGTCGTGTACCGCCTCATCCGCGATTCCCGCTACGCCGAGGCGGTGCAGCTGCTGGGCGGCGAGCTCCAGCGGAGCCCGAGGAGCCGCGCCGGCCTGTCGCTGCTGGGCTACTGCTACTACCGCCTGCAGGAGTTCGCGCTGGCCGCCGAGTGCTATGAGCAGCTGGGCCAGCTGCACCCCGAACTGGAGCAGTACCGCCTGTACCAGGCCCAGGCCCTGTACAAGGCCTGCCTTTACCCAGAGGCCACCCGGGTGGCCTTCCTCCTGCTGGACAACCCCGCCTACCACAGCCGGGTCCTCCGTCTGCAAGCCGCGATCAAGTACAGCGAGGGCGACCTGCCAGGGGCCAAGAGCCTGGTGGAGCAGCTGCTGAGTGGGGAAGGGGGCGAGGACGGTGGGGGCGAGAACGAGCCCGACGGCCAGGTCAACCTGGGTTGTTTGCTCTACAAGGAGGGCCAGTATGAAGCCGCGTGCTCCAAGTTCTTGGCGGCCCTCCAGGCTTCGGGCTACCGGCCTGACCTTTCCTACAACCTGGCTCTGGCCTATTACAGCCGCCGGCACTATGCCCCGGCGCTCAAGTACATCGCCGACATCATTGAGCGTGGCATCCGCCAGCACCCGGAGCTAGGTGTGGGCATGACCACGGAGGGCATTGATGTTCGAAGCGTTGGCAACACCTTAGTCCTTCACCAGACTGCCCTGGTGGAAGCCTTCAACCTCAAGGCAGCCATCGAGTACCAACTGAGAAACTATGAGGCGGCCCAGGAAGCCCTCACTGACATGCCACCTCGGGCAGAAGAAGAGTTAGACCCCGTGACCCTGCACAACCAGGCGCTCATGAACATGGACGCCAGGCCTACAGAGGGGTTTGAAAAGCTATAGTTTTTGCTCCAACAGAACCCCTTTCCCCCAGAGACCTTTGGCAACCTGCTGTTGCTCTACTGTAAGTATGAGTATTTTGACCTGGCAGCCGATGTCCTGGCAGAGAGTGCCCATTTGACCTACAGGTTGCTCACACCCTATCTCTATGACTTCCTGGATGCCATGATCACTTGCCAGACAGCCCCTGAAGAGGCTTTCATTAAGCTTGATGGGCTAGCAGGGATGCTGACTGAACAGCTCCGGAGACTCACCATACAAGTTCAGGAAGCAAGACACAATAGGGACGATGAAGCTGTCAAAAAGGCAGTGAATGAGTTTGATGACACTCTGGAGAAGTATATTCCCGTGTTGATGGCCCAGGCAAAGATCTACTGGAACCTGGAGAATTATCCAATGGTGGAAAAGATCTTCCGCAAATCTGTGGAATTCTGTAATGACCATGATGTGTGGAAGCTGAATGTGGCTCACGTCCTGTTCATGcaggaaaacaaatacaaagaagcTATCGGTTTCTATGAACCCATAGTCAAGAAGCATTATGACAACATCCTGAACGTCAGTGCTATTGTGCTGGCTAATCTGTGTGTTTCA AACATTATGACAAGTcagaatgaagaagctgaggaGTTGATGAGAAAGATCGAAAAGGAGGAAGAGCAGCTGTCCTATGATGACCCAGATAAGAAAATCTACCACCTCTGCATTGTGAATTTGGTGATAGGGACCCTCTATTGTGCCAAAGGAAATTATGACTTTGGTATTTCTCGGGTTATCAAAAGCCTGGAACCTTACCATAAGAAACTGGGAACTGATACCTGGTATTATGCCAAAAGATGCTTCCTGTCCTTATTAGAAAACATGTCAAAACACATGATCGTGCTTCGTGACAGTGTTATTCAAGAATGTGTCCAGTTTCTACAACAATGTGAACTTTATGGCAGGAACATACCTGCCGTTACTGAACAACccctggaagaagaaagaatgcaTACTGGAAAGAATACAGTCACCTATGAATCCAGACAGTTAAAAGCTTTGATTTACGGAGGgcaagacgaaccatga